One segment of Megachile rotundata isolate GNS110a chromosome 6, iyMegRotu1, whole genome shotgun sequence DNA contains the following:
- the Oda gene encoding LOW QUALITY PROTEIN: ornithine decarboxylase antizyme (The sequence of the model RefSeq protein was modified relative to this genomic sequence to represent the inferred CDS: deleted 1 base in 1 codon), with product MSINSSLSLSNCESSKKGIIMPSLISSNCEMSSKCMEESLEEGSRLQQHYCITLGVGPLWWSDVPHAALSVSTVNTESRGVGIKQSQLSVSSHIVQEDELLKAVRNSESLRLTFTLHLTESTSVEWETVVWRRCLYIRVPSCLLPEGSKEGFVSLLEYAEETLRCTNIIVCLRKDRTDRAMLVRTFMFLGFAALPPTHVLVPPGSDAGNLYMLYAIE from the exons ATGAGTATTAATTCCAGTCTCTCGTTAAGTAATTGCGAAAGTAGTAAAAAGGGCATAATAATGCCAAGTTTAATATCGAGCAATTG CGAAATGTCGAGTAAATGTATGGAGGAGAGTTTGGAAGAAGGGAGTAGACTTCAACAACATTATTGTATAACACTGGGTGTGGGGCCTCTGTGGTGGTCC GATGTGCCCCATGCCGCATTGTCTGTATCTACAGTCAACACAGAGAGCCGCGGCGTGGGGATCAAGCAGAGTCAGCTCTCTGTGAGCTCCCACATTGTACAA gAGGATGAATTATTAAAAGCTGTGCGAAATAGCGAATCGTTGCGCCTGACCTTCACTCTTCATTTAACGGAAAGCACATCTGTCGAGTGGGAAACGGTAGTATGGCGACGATGTCTATACATTCGCGTACCAAGTTGTCTTTTACCCGAAGGATCGAAAGAAGGTTTCGTTTCGCTTCTGGAATACGCCGAAGAAACGCTACGATGTACCAATATTATTGTTTGTCTGCGTAAGGATAGAACAGATCGAG CAATGCTGGTTCGTACCTTCATGTTTTTGGGTTTCGCTGCTCTACCGCCGACTCACGTCCTGGTTCCACCAGGCAGTGATGCTGGCAATCTCTACATGCTCTATGCCATCGAGTAA
- the Mlc-c gene encoding myosin light chain cytoplasmic isoform X1: protein MYSCSYRELTNRMMSSMEEFQEAFQLFDSRGDGKIHVAQIGDALRALGQNPTESDVKKFTHQHKPDERISFEVFLPIYQAISKSRTSDTADDFIEGLRHFDKDGNGFISSAELRHLLTTLGEKLSDEEVETLLAGHEDSQGNINYEDFVRQVMCG, encoded by the exons ATGTATAGCTGTAGTTATAGAGAATTAACTAACAGAATGATGTCATCGATGGAAG AATTTCAGGAAGCGTTCCAACTTTTTGACAGTCGTGGAGATGGAAAAATTCATGTGGCACAAATTGGAGACGCGCTACGTGCTCTTGGACAAAATCCGACAGAATCGGATGTAAAGAAGTTTACACATCAGCATAAACCTGATGAACGTATTAGTTTCGAAGTGTTTCTTCCTATCTATCAAGCTATAAGCAAATCTCGTACTTCCGACACCGCTGATGACTTTATAGAAGGCTTACGTCATTTCGATAAGGATGGGAATGGTTTTATCTCCTCTGCCGAATTGAGACATTTGTTGACGACGTTAG GCGAGAAACTCAGTGACGAAGAAGTCGAAACGCTGTTAGCTGGTCACGAAGATTCGCAGGGTAATATCAATTACGAAGACTTTGTTCGTCAAGTGATGTGCGGTTGA
- the Mlc-c gene encoding myosin light chain cytoplasmic isoform X3 → MASYSEDQLAEFQEAFQLFDSRGDGKIHVAQIGDALRALGQNPTESDVKKFTHQHKPDERISFEVFLPIYQAISKSRTSDTADDFIEGLRHFDKDGNGFISSAELRHLLTTLGEKLSDEEVETLLAGHEDSQGNINYEDFVRQVMCG, encoded by the exons ATg GCATCTTACTCGGAGGATCAATTGGCAG AATTTCAGGAAGCGTTCCAACTTTTTGACAGTCGTGGAGATGGAAAAATTCATGTGGCACAAATTGGAGACGCGCTACGTGCTCTTGGACAAAATCCGACAGAATCGGATGTAAAGAAGTTTACACATCAGCATAAACCTGATGAACGTATTAGTTTCGAAGTGTTTCTTCCTATCTATCAAGCTATAAGCAAATCTCGTACTTCCGACACCGCTGATGACTTTATAGAAGGCTTACGTCATTTCGATAAGGATGGGAATGGTTTTATCTCCTCTGCCGAATTGAGACATTTGTTGACGACGTTAG GCGAGAAACTCAGTGACGAAGAAGTCGAAACGCTGTTAGCTGGTCACGAAGATTCGCAGGGTAATATCAATTACGAAGACTTTGTTCGTCAAGTGATGTGCGGTTGA
- the Mlc-c gene encoding myosin light chain cytoplasmic isoform X2, translated as MDVYFQASYSEDQLAEFQEAFQLFDSRGDGKIHVAQIGDALRALGQNPTESDVKKFTHQHKPDERISFEVFLPIYQAISKSRTSDTADDFIEGLRHFDKDGNGFISSAELRHLLTTLGEKLSDEEVETLLAGHEDSQGNINYEDFVRQVMCG; from the exons ATGGACGTATACTTTCAGGCATCTTACTCGGAGGATCAATTGGCAG AATTTCAGGAAGCGTTCCAACTTTTTGACAGTCGTGGAGATGGAAAAATTCATGTGGCACAAATTGGAGACGCGCTACGTGCTCTTGGACAAAATCCGACAGAATCGGATGTAAAGAAGTTTACACATCAGCATAAACCTGATGAACGTATTAGTTTCGAAGTGTTTCTTCCTATCTATCAAGCTATAAGCAAATCTCGTACTTCCGACACCGCTGATGACTTTATAGAAGGCTTACGTCATTTCGATAAGGATGGGAATGGTTTTATCTCCTCTGCCGAATTGAGACATTTGTTGACGACGTTAG GCGAGAAACTCAGTGACGAAGAAGTCGAAACGCTGTTAGCTGGTCACGAAGATTCGCAGGGTAATATCAATTACGAAGACTTTGTTCGTCAAGTGATGTGCGGTTGA